Proteins from one Triticum aestivum cultivar Chinese Spring chromosome 7A, IWGSC CS RefSeq v2.1, whole genome shotgun sequence genomic window:
- the LOC123152042 gene encoding probable lipoxygenase 8, chloroplastic: protein MSLPPQLKPSSLQSHHRTIASRRILPSSTCSTSSSLPSSSLSAGRPGRRCARALGGGRQLVVRCASVGPSEVVPASSSIGGGGASSDMAGKGGASVRVKAVATVKVTVGGFLDGLRPSRTMDDVKDLIGRSMELELVSAELDAKTGKEKPTIKSYAHKVADNDLHVVTYEADFNVPAGFGPVGAVLVANEHGTEMFLEDVKVVTAGGNSDVIRCDSWLPPKSGDAKRVFFANKPYLPGQTPPGLQGYRKNDLAKKRGDGTGQRKATDRVYDYDVYNDLGSGEELGAAGARPVLGGNKQFPYPRRCRTGRPRSTKDPQSETRSGDVYVPRDEAFSEEKNVQFSVKTLQSVLHAAVPAVQSTLIDPNQGFPSFFVIDKLFEDGVELPRAEDLGFLRAAVPRLLEFLRDGPGDKVLLFDAPANVQKDKFAWLRDEEFARETLAGINPYAIELVKEFPLKSKLDPAVYGPAESAITAELLEAQMGHTMTVAEAVKSKRLFMLDFHDLFLPYVHKIRALQHTTMYGSRTIMFLTDDGTLRLLAIELTRPASPTMPQWRQVFTSSTDTTKSWLWRMAKSHVRAHDAGHHELVTHWLRTHCAVEPYILAANRQLSEMHPIYQLLRPHFRYTMRINALARSALINGGGIIELTFSPQRYAMELSSVAYDKLWRFDMEALPADLVRRGMAEEDPTAEHGLKLAIKDYPFANDGLLIWDAIKGWVQAYVSSYYPNNASVTGDAELQAFWTEVRTEGHGDKKDAPWWPKLDTPESLAHTLTTIIWVAAAHHAAVNFGQYDFGGYFPNRPSIARTNMPVEEPVDAAAFEKFLDNPDQALRECFPSQVQATLVMAVLDVLSSHSPDEEYLGGMETAPWGYDTAVQAAYLRFNEQLKAVEGIIDGRNKNRKLKNRCGAGIVPYQLMKPFSQPGVTGKGIPNSTSI from the exons ATGTCCCTTCCTCCTCAGCTCAAACCATCCAGCCTCCAGAGCCACCACCGCACCATCGCGAGTCGTCGCATCCTCCCCTCCTCCACGTGCAGCACCAGCAGCAGCCTCCCGTCGTCTTCGCTCTCCGCCGGCCGTCCGGGGCGACGCTGTGCTCGTGCGCTCGGTGGCGGCAGGCAGCTCGTCGTGCGGTGCGCGTCCGTTGGGCCGTCTGAGGTGGTTCCTGCTAGCAGTAGCATCGGCGGAGGCGGTGCTTCTTCCGACATGGCAGGGAAGGGCGGTGCTTCGGTGCGCGTCAAGGCGGTGGCGACGGTTAAGGTCACCGTCGGCGGGTTCCTCGATGGGCTGAGGCCGTCCAGGACCATGGACGATGTGAAGGACCTCATCGGCAGGTCCATGGAgctcgagctcgtcagcgccgagCTTGACGCCA AGACGGGGAAGGAGAAGCCGACGATCAAGAGCTACGCCCACAAGGTGGCCGACAACGACCTCCACGTCGTCACCTACGAGGCCGACTTCAACGTGCCGGCGGGCTTCGGCCCCGTCGGCGCCGTGCTGGTCGCCAACGAGCACGGCACGGAGATGTTCCTGGAGGACGTGAAGGTGGTCACGGCCGGCGGCAACTCCGACGTCATCCGCTGCGACTCCTGGCTGCCGCCCAAGTCCGGCGACGCCAAGCGCGTCTTCTTCGCCAACAAG CCTTACCTGCCGGGCCAGACGCCTCCCGGTCTCCAGGGCTACCGGAAGAACGACCTCGCCAAGAAGCGCGGCGACGGCACCGGGCAGAGGAAGGCCACCGACCGGGTCTACGACTACGACGTGTACAACGACCTCGGCTCCGGCGAGGAGCTCGGTGCCGCCGGCGCCCGCCCCGTCCTCGGCGGCAACAAGCAGTTCCCCTACCCGCGCCGCTGCCGCACCGGCCGCCCCCGCTCCACCAAAG ATCCGCAGTCGGAGACGAGGAGCGGCGACGTGTACGTGCCGAGGGACGAGGCCTTCTCGGAGGAGAAGAACGTGCAGTTCTCGGTGAAGACGCTGCAGTCGGTGCTCCACGCGGCGGTGCCGGCCGTGCAGTCCACGCTCATCGACCCCAACCAGGGCTTCCCCTCCTTcttcgtcatcgacaagctcttcGAGGACGGCGTCGAGCTGCCGCGCGCCGAGGACCTCGGCTTCCTCCGCGCCGCCGTGCCGCGCCTCCTCGAGTTCCTCCGCGACGGCCCCGGCGACAAAGTCCTCCTCTTCGACGCCCCCGCAAATGTCCAGA AGGACAAGTTTGCGTGGTTGCGGGACGAGGAGTTCGCCAGGGAGACGCTCGCCGGGATCAACCCGTACGCCATCGAGCTTGTCAAGGAGTTTCCTCTCAAGAGCAAGCTCGACCCGGCGGTGTACGGCCCGGCTGAGTCGGCGATCACCGCCGAGCTGCTGGAGGCGCAGATGGGGCACACCATGACGGTGGCCGAGGCGGTGAAGAGCAAGAGGCTCTTCATGCTCGACTTCCACGACCTGTTCCTGCCCTACGTGCACAAGATCCGCGCCCTGCAGCACACCACCATGTACGGCTCCCGCACCATCATGTTCCTCACCGACGACGGCACGCTGCGCCTCCTCGCCATCGAGCTCACCCGGCCGGCCTCACCCACGATGCCGCAGTGGAGGCAGGTGTTCACCTCGTCCACGGACACCACTAAGTCCTGGCTGTGGCGGATGGCCAAGTCCCACGTCcgcgcccacgacgccggccaccACGAGCTCGTCACCCACTGGCTGCGCACGCACTGCGCCGTCGAGCCCTACATCCTCGCCGCCAACAGGCAGCTCAGCGAGATGCACCCCATCTACCAGCTGTTGCGCCCGCACTTCCGCTACACCATGCGTATCAACGCGCTCGCGCGCTCcgccctcatcaacggcggcggcaTCATCGAGCTCACCTTCTCCCCGCAGAGGTACGCCATGGAGCTCAGCTCCGTCGCGTACGACAAGCTCTGGCGCTTCGACATGGAGGCCCTCCCCGCCGACCTCGTCCGTAGGGGCATGGCGGAGGAGGACCCCACGGCGGAGCACGGCCTCAAGCTCGCCATCAAAGACTATCCGTTCGCCAACGACGGGCTCCTCATCTGGGACGCCATCAAGGGCTGGGTTCAGGCGTACGTTTCCAGCTACTACCCGAACAACGCCAGCGTCACGGGCGACGCGGAGCTGCAGGCGTTCTGGACGGAGGTGCGAACAGAGGGACAcggcgacaagaaggacgcgccgTGGTGGCCTAAGCTGGACACGCCGGAGAGCCTCGCGCACACGCTCACCACCATCATCTGGGTCGCCGCGGCGCACCACGCGGCGGTCAACTTCGGGCAGTACGACTTCGGCGGCTACTTCCCGAACCGCCCCTCCATTGCGCGCACCAACATGCCGGTGGAGGAGCCTGTGGACGCCGCCGCCTTCGAGAAATTCCTGGACAACCCCGACCAGGCGCTCCGAGAATGCTTCCCGTCGCAGGTGCAAGCAACGCTGGTGATGGCGGTGCTGGACGTTCTGTCTAGCCATTCCCCCGACGAGGAGTACCTCGGAGGGATGGAGACTGCCCCGTGGGGCTACGACACCGCGGTGCAGGCGGCGTACCTGAGGTTCAACGAGCAGCTTAAGGCGGTGGAGGGAATCATCGACGGAAGGAACAAGAACAGGAAGCTGAAGAACCGGTGTGGCGCCGGCATCGTGCCGTACCAGCTCATGAAACCATTCTCGCAGCCCGGCGTCACGGGCAAAGGCATCCCCAACAGCACCTCCATCTGA